The genomic interval TACTTACCAATTTTCGCTAAAAAAATTATGAATACATCGTACAGGCCTCATTAACAGATTTCCAGCATTAATTTTCTTTTGCAAGGCACTATTATACTCTACTATTTTTATGACAGCCGTAGAAAAAAAAGGCAAAGAAGAGATGTAATGAATAAGGCTATTTCCGATAAATCGTTAAAAAAAAGTCGGGCCGGTCATTGGCTTCACATAACAACTAATTAAAGTTTTACTGGCATTTGCTTTAGCATATCCTCGGTTTTGACAAATGTTTCGCCTGTACCATTTCTCTTAATGCTTCCAACAATACTTGCTTTTGCCTTTTTCTGTTCTAACATTTTGATTACGTCATTAGCAACCTTCCTCGATACTATTAAACAGAATCCTATACCCATGTTAAAGGTCCGATACATTTCTTCAAAGGTAACGTTACCATCAACTTGCATTTGCTTAAATACACCTGAAACTGGAGGCATTTTATCTAAAACATAATCAACCTTAGAATTTAGTCTTTTTAATTTTGTAAATCCGCCGCCGGTTATATGTGCTAATCCATGTATGTCGTTACCATACGATTCAAGAATTTGCAATACAACTTGAGTGTAAATTTCAGTAGGTTTTAGCAATTCATTACCGACTGTATTATGAAGAAATGTAGGCGTGTGATCAATTTCGTACTTCTCAAGTAGGATCCTTCTAGCGAGGGTATAACCATTAGAGTGCAAGCCTGAACTTTTTAGCCCAATAATTATATCGCCAGGTTTTATCCTATTACCCAGTTTTAATTTTTTCTTGTCTTTTAAAATTCCTAGCGTCATACCAGCCAGATCAAAATTATAACCATCTTTGGAACCACCAATAATATCAGGCAAAATCGCAGTTTCGCCTCCTACTATAGCCATTTTTGATAGCTTTGCTCCTTTAACCAGCCCTTTGGTTATTTCATTTAACAAATTAT from Candidatus Nitrosocosmicus hydrocola carries:
- the purM gene encoding phosphoribosylformylglycinamidine cyclo-ligase, whose protein sequence is MKYSDVGIDVKQIKSIQNLIGKSIGSTHGLPSIGKVVSGFGHYAGVIELGNNLMTLHTDGVGSKIIIAQLMNKYDTVGIDCIAMNVNDTICVGATPVGFLSYVALQKTNDNLLNEITKGLVKGAKLSKMAIVGGETAILPDIIGGSKDGYNFDLAGMTLGILKDKKKLKLGNRIKPGDIIIGLKSSGLHSNGYTLARRILLEKYEIDHTPTFLHNTVGNELLKPTEIYTQVVLQILESYGNDIHGLAHITGGGFTKLKRLNSKVDYVLDKMPPVSGVFKQMQVDGNVTFEEMYRTFNMGIGFCLIVSRKVANDVIKMLEQKKAKASIVGSIKRNGTGETFVKTEDMLKQMPVKL